Proteins found in one Camelus bactrianus isolate YW-2024 breed Bactrian camel chromosome 5, ASM4877302v1, whole genome shotgun sequence genomic segment:
- the HES6 gene encoding transcription cofactor HES-6 isoform X1, with product MAPLLAPSRDRAGREAEDGCEARGNRKARKPLVEKKRRARINESLQELRLLLAGAEVQAKLENAEVLELTVRRVQGALRSRAREREQLQAEASERFAAGYIQCMHEVHTFVSTCQAIDATVAAELLNHLLESMPLREGSSFRDLLGDALSGPPGAHARSNWPVGGALGSPLPSPRGSGDDQSSDLEEAPETELSRAPSEGPDLVTAALGSLTAARIAQSIWRPW from the exons ATGGCTCCGCTCCTGGCGCCCAGCCGGGACCGTGCGGGCCGGGAGGCTGAGGACGGCTGTGAGGCGCGGGGCAACCGCAAG GCGCGGAAGCCCCTGGTGGAGAAGAAACGGCGCGCGCGGATCAACGAGAGCCTGCAGGAGCTGCGGCTGCTGTTGGCGGGCGCCGAG GTGCAGGCCAAGCTGGAGAACGCCGAGGTGCTGGAGCTGACGGTGCGGCGCGTGCAGGGCGCGCTGCGGAGCCGGGCACGCG AGCGCGAACAGCTGCAAGCGGAAGCGAGCGAGCGCTTCGCCGCCGGCTACATCCAGTGCATGCACGAGGTGCATACGTTCGTGTCCACATGCCAGGCAATCGACGCCACCGTCGCCGCCGAGCTTTTGAACCACCTGCTTGAGTCCATGCCACTACGCGAGGGCAGCAGCTTCCGGGATCTGTTGGGGGACGCCCTGTCCGGACCGCCGGGAGCCCATGCGCGGAGCAACTGGCCAGTAGGAGGCGCCCTGGGGTCCCCGCTGCCCAGCCCCCGGGGCTCAGGGGACGACCAGTCCTCCGACCTCGAGGAGGCCCCCGAGACTGAACTGAGCCGGGCGCCTTCCGAGGGGCCGGACTTGGTGACCGCAGCCTTGGGCAGCCTGACTGCTGCCCGCATAGCCCAGAGTATCTGGAGGCCTTGGTGA
- the HES6 gene encoding transcription cofactor HES-6 isoform X2 gives MAPLLAPSRDRAGREAEDGCEARGNRKARKPLVEKKRRARINESLQELRLLLAGAEVQAKLENAEVLELTSANSCKRKRASASPPATSSACTRCIRSCPHARQSTPPSPPSF, from the exons ATGGCTCCGCTCCTGGCGCCCAGCCGGGACCGTGCGGGCCGGGAGGCTGAGGACGGCTGTGAGGCGCGGGGCAACCGCAAG GCGCGGAAGCCCCTGGTGGAGAAGAAACGGCGCGCGCGGATCAACGAGAGCCTGCAGGAGCTGCGGCTGCTGTTGGCGGGCGCCGAG GTGCAGGCCAAGCTGGAGAACGCCGAGGTGCTGGAGCTGACG AGCGCGAACAGCTGCAAGCGGAAGCGAGCGAGCGCTTCGCCGCCGGCTACATCCAGTGCATGCACGAGGTGCATACGTTCGTGTCCACATGCCAGGCAATCGACGCCACCGTCGCCGCCGAGCTTTTGA